The Fulvivirga maritima genome segment TACCGAAAGAAGAATTAGACAATATATTCATTCCTTTTTTCACCACTAAAAAAGATGGCTCAGGTATAGGTCTAAGCCTATCCCGACAAATTATGCGAGCACACAATGGTAACATACAAGTGAGCAGCACAGATAAAGGCACGTCATTTTATTTGCAATTTTAGTTAGTGTAAATACCCTTAGTCATAAGATCGGTTAAATCACAAATAGGTCTTCATTCCTGTTGGTTTATATTACCTTTGAAGAAGAAACTATTAATATGGCTAAAACGACTACTACAGTATTTATTTCGGATGACATCGGTTCCGTTAGCGCAGAATGGTTATATGCAAAAGATGCCGTAGCTCAAATGGTATTGGGTCATGGAGCCGGAGCTGGCATGTACCACCCTTTCATGAAGCTCCTGGCTGTTAAATTACAGGAAAACGGCATTTCTACCCTTAGATACCAGTTTCCATACATGGAAGCAGGTAAAAAAATGCCTGATCGACCAAAAAAAGCAACTAAGACTATTGAACAGATTATAAAAGCTGTACATCAGGATTTCCCTGACACTCCCCTATTTGCTGCGGGTAAATCTTTCGGCGGCAGAATGACCTCGCAATTATTGTCTGAATGGCAGCCTGACTATATCAAAGGCCTTGTTTTTTATGGCTTTCCCCTTCATGCACCAGGTAAACCCTCTATAGATCGTGCAGAGCATTTAAAAGCTGTGGAGCAGCCCATGTTATTTTTACAAGGCACGAGAGACAAGCTGGCCACACCCGAACTGTTAGACCAGGTTACTAGCGGATTGACGCTTTCTACAGTAAAATATTTTGAAGGAGCTGATCATTCATTTGCCTATTTAAAGAAAAGCAATGTTAATGTAGATGAATCTATAGAAATGCTGGCCACAGCTACCCGAGAATGGATTGATAATATCCTTAACGGCGAATCTTAACAAAAAGCCATATTACTATAGCCACAATTAAAAATACCAGCAAAATACCAGTCCAGAAACCGGCTTTAAAAATACCTCCTATTACTTCACAACCAGGTAATAACAAGGCGAGAAACAAAAGCACTGTAGACCATTTAAGAGTTTTCATATTAGAGTGGGTTTTGCTATATAAATCAAAAAAGGCCTTGTTTGTTCAACATAGGCCTTTCATAATTCGTTCTGAGCTTAATCAGCCATTTCTTTAATCTTCTTTTTCCCTTTTTCTTTCACTTTTTCTGATTGGTTGAAGAACTCATCCAGCTTCTTATCTATAGAATCCTCGATAAGCTGCAAGGTATCTTTCCCTTTTCTAGGTGCAAACAGTACTCCGGCTACCACGCCTACACTAGCACCTAATAAAACTCCTAAAATGATTTTACCTTTTTCCATTGTGATATTGGTTTTATTATAAACGTTAGGATAGAAAATAATATGCCAACTGACTTTATGAAATTAATTAGTTTACCGTCTATTTAAAAGAGAGGCCCCAAAAATAGTGTAGTTACTGGTGGATAAATCTCAACTACCGTGTATTAAATACCACACCATAATTTTAATAAAACCTCAAAATATTAAAATAAAGGACTTTTTAATATGGCACACCTTTTTCTAAGGTTGTGATGAACTAAAACCAAATATGAATTACCATGAAACTATTTAATTTATTATTCGCGATTATATTTTTATCATCAGTGATGGTAGCATGTGATGCTCAAAAGACCACAGAAGCTGATAATGATGATCAAATCACAGTAGAAGATTTTAAAAGAGAAAGAGACGAGCTAAAAGCTGATATAGAAAGTGAATTAGAGAAAATAGACAATAAGATTGACCGCTTCACTGCTAAGAAAAAAGATCAGGCAGATGAGCTAAGCGATGAAGCTGAAGAAGAATATGATGAGCTTATCGACAACTTAAAAGACAAAAGAAAAGAGCTTAATGAAGAATTAGAAGAAGTTGAAAAGTCTTCTGAAGAAAACTGGGAAAACACTAAAGCCGATATCAAAAAAGGTTTTAATGATGCCAAAGCTGGAGTAGAAAAAGCTGCGCAAGACGTAGAAGACTTTTTTGAAGGTGACAACGATAACGTTTAATCCATAGAAGAACCACAATAACCAAAACCTAACCAATAGAAAGATATATGCTTAAGTTATTTATGCCTTTTCCACTAATACTCACCTTATTATGGGGAATATTACATGTGGGTTACGAAATGGGTAACTGGACGTATATCTTTCTTATTTCTGCTTTAGGTATACTGCTATATCGCCTACATAGGTATAACAACAACCTCTACATGTAGCTTATTTCCGCTTAAATGCTAGCATGTTTTCAGTAGAATCCTTCTCATCGTACCAATACCCATCATAATCAAAACCTTTTAGCTCATCTACGCTGGTAAGGGCATTTTTGATCATATATCTGGCCATCATTCCACGAGCCTTTTTAGCATAAAAGGAAATGATTTTATACTTATCGTTCTTGAAGTCTTTGAACTCAACATCAATCACTTTTCCCTTAAGGGCTTTTAAATTAACAGACTTAAAATACTCCTGAGAAGCCAGATTAATCAAAACATCATCTCCTTGGGCTTTCAAATCCTTATTTAAAGTCTTAGAAATGGTATCACCCCAAAATTCATATAAATTAGCGGCCTCTCCTACCTTCAGGCTTGTTCCCATTTCCAATCGGTAGGGCTGTATTAAATCTAAAGGGCGCAAGAGTCCATATAGGCCAGATAAAATACGGAAATGATCCTGAGCAAAATCAACCTCCTTTTCTGAGAATGATTCAGCTTCTAACCCTTGATAAACGTCTCCCTGAAAAGCAAGCATAGCAGGCTTAGCATGTTTGGGATCTTTCTTCTGAGTAAAATTATGATAACGTTCTACATTTAAAGTAGCCAGCTTTTCACTTATACTCATCAACTTTTCAATGTCTTGCTCTGATTTTTGCTTCAAAACCTCAATAAGCTCAAGGGCTTCTTTCTGAAATCTTGGCAATGTCTTTTTTGTAGAATAAGGTGTTTCGAAATCTAAAGTCTTAGCTGGAGAAACTATTGCTATCATTAATCTATATTTTTTCTGTAAAACTATGATAAGCACCACTGCTGTGCAATGAGATCATATAGTACTTATCTATGGCGCCAAAGATAGGATCTATGAAGAACTTTTAACCAAGCTTGCCGGCAATATAACCGGTAGTCCAGGCTGCCTGAAAGTTAAAACCGCCTGTAACGCCATCAATATCCATCACCTCTCCGGCAAAGTACATTCCTTCTACCACACGGCTCTGCATGGTTTTCACGTCAATTTCCGAAAGGCTAACACCCCCGCAAGTAACAAACTCCTCTTTAAAAGTGGTCTTACCTTTCACTTCATATATATCATTGATCAGTACATTCACCAGCTTATTGATACCCTTATTGCCTAACTCACCCCAAAGAATATCATTTCTAAGTCCGATTTTATTAATCAGAAACTCCCACAATCTGGATGGAATTTCAAAAGGATGTCCATTAAGCATTTTCTTCTTAGTATGCGCTTGTTGAAAATCGGCAATTGTAGTCCTAAGTATACTTTCGGCTTCATTAACCCAGTTGACTTGAATTTTAAAATCATAGCCAAGATCAGCCAGTATTCTTGCCCCGAAGGCTGAAAGCTTTAATACTGCAGGGCCACTCATTCCCCAATGGGTAATAAGCAATGGTCCTTCTGATTTTAGCTTGCTGCCCTGCACCTTCACCGCAGCGTGCTCTACAGAAAGCCCCATGAGCTCACGAATAGGATCATTAGGCATATTAAAAGTAAACAATGACGGAACCGGAGGCTGAATACTATGTCCTAGTTTTTCAATCCATGAAAGCATAGTCTGCTTTGGCGTTCCTCCTATAGTAACTATCACTTTATCCACCTCATAAACAGCACCTTCTGTTTGCAATTGAAAGATGGAATTTACTTGTTCAATATCATTTACTCCACATTTCAAATTGACCTTCACTCCTAGCTTTCGCGCCTCAGTAAGCAAACAATCTACAATAGTTTGAGAATCATCGGAGTCTGGAAACATGCGATTATCTGCTTCCGTTTTTAGACTTACACCCTGGCTTTCATACCAGTTCACAGTATCCTCTACGGCAAATTGACTAAAGGCCTTTTTTAAAAATTTTTCCCCTCTTGGGTAATATTTAGATAGTGCAGCATTATTATAGCAAGCATGCGTAACATTACACCTTCCACCACCTGAAATCTTCACTTTAGAAAGCACTTTAGTGGTTTTTTCATAAATAGTAACATCTGCCTCAGGGTGATGCTGCTTACACGAAATGGCCGCAAAAAAGCCTGCTGCTCCACCACCTATTACTGCTATCTTCATATTTATTCTTTCCTTATAAAAGTTGCAAAATAACCACATTTTGGGGAAATATTATACCAACGAGGAAATGAAAGGTCTGCTTCTACCCACAGATAGGCTAAGATGATACAAAGGCATTATTTTAGCTTAATCTCCTCTGAAAACCATATATAAACACTAATGGCGGTACTAGGAAATCTGATTAAAACGGCAATTGATTTAAGAGATAAGTTCACCAATGACTATCCTGATGCGGAAGCGCAACACCAAACACTTAAAAAGTTATTAGAAACAGCCAAGGATACAGCCTTTGGCAAACACTATAATTTCGAAGAAGTACTTACAAGTGATGATATAGAGAAAGCTTACGCTGAACGCATTCCTCTTCATAACTACAAGAAAATTCATGACGAATGGTGGCATAAAATACAAGAAGGTGAAGAAAATATTACCTGGCCAGGCAAACCTAACTATCTGGCGCTGAGCTCAGGAACCACCGGTAGCCACAGCAAACGTATACCTGTAACCGATGAAATGCTAGAGTCGATAAGAAAAGCGGCAATTATGCAAATTACCAGTATGGCCCATTTTGACATGCCTGCAGAGTTTTATGAAAAGGAAATTATGATGCTGGGCAGCAGCACCGACCTGAATATAAATGGTGAATTTGCTGAAGGAGAAATCAGTGGTATCAGTGCTAGCAATATTCCTTTTTGGTTTAAAGGATATTATAAACCAGGAGATCAGATTTCTAAGATTGAAGACTGGGATGAAAGGGTGCAGAAAATTGCTGAAAATGCCAGTAATTGGGATATTGGAGCCATTTCAGGCATACCCTCTTGGATTGATCTCATGCTTAAAAAAGTGATTGAATATAACCACTTAGACAATATCCATGAGATCTGGCCTAACCTAGCTGCTTATACCTCTGGCGGGGTGGCTTTTGAGCCTTACAGAAAGAATTTTGATCAGCAAATGGGTAAACCCATGGTTTACATAGACACCTACCTGGCCTCTGAAGGTTTTATAGCCTTACAAACCAGGCCTCAAACTGACAGTATGGCCATGCAGTTAGTAACAGGAAATGGTATTTACTTTGAGTTCGTTCCCTTTAAACCGCAATATCTTGATGAAAACGGTGAAGTAAAGCCAGATGCCCCTACCGTAACCTTAGATGATGTAGAAGAAGAAACAGATTATGCATTAGTGATTTCTACTGTAGCAGGTACATGGAGATATCTTATTGGTGACACCATTAAGTTCACTGATAAAAGCAGACAAGAAATAGTGATTACCGGTCGTACCAAGCATTTCCTTAATGTGGTTGGTTCACAGCTATCTGTCGATAAAATGAATGCAGCCATTAGCGGCATAGAAGAAAAATATAACATGACCATTCAGGAGTTTACCGTAGCTGCCGTGCGTGAAAACGGTGATTACATCCATAAGTGGTACCTGGGTTCTGACCATAATCAAAGCAATGAAACCCTGGCCCAGTCAATTGATGAGGAGCTTAAAAGTAGAAACAAAAATTATGGCGTAGCCAGAAGTAAAGCCTTAACGGGTGTTAAAGTGGAAGTGATATCTCCTGAAATTTTTCATGCCTGGAGCGAAGCAAAAAAGAAAAAAGGCGGACAAGTGAAAATGCCCCGAGTAATGAAAGAAGACGAGTTTGCAGAATGGGAAAGCTTCGTAAAAGAGAAACAAATGTCCGTTTCACGGGTGTAGATTAATAAGGTAAGTTAGGTGATCTCGAAGCAATGGAAAGCAAGCAGGCTGGAAGGAGAAGAAAGTTCGAGATGGCTTAACTACTCTATTTTCAATCGTCAAGTTTATTATAATAAACGCCGAAAATTCATCTAATTAATAATCACAACAGCTCCCGAAACATTAAACTTTTAGATGAGACATTTACACCTAATTTGCCAAGTAATATATTTAGGATAGAGTGAAACGGATTATTAAGAAGTCCTCTGGTTGTAGAAAGTCGCAAAAAATAGGCTTATTCTCAAAAGACAAGCCTATTCTGACTTAAAGTAAAATTCACCCATAATATTCTCACTCGGCATTTCTATTTCATATAATACTCCTGTCAAAGGATCTAGCTCTGCTCCAATTCTAATTTCAAATCCTTACTTCCGAAAACCTGTAAAGTATCAGTAAGGTGATTTCTGCTATCTAAATGGCCGATAATAACGCCAATTCTTGCAGAATCTAATTCAGTATGAAGTAACTCTATTTCATACTTATTCTTATCAATATTTTCTACACTAATAGGTAAAAAAGCATCATAAACATACCCCATTGTATCATACCCTTTATAATAAACTAAACTATCAAAATACAGTAAATATTTTCGATGTATTTTTCCATCATTATAATATTCAACACCATAACTATTTAGTTTATCATCCACATATTGTTCCTCTGCATATATACTTCCGTCAGGATAATATCCTCGGTAAGTACCATTTCTCTTGTTATGTGAAACCTGAAATTCAGAACGCAAATTCCCAAGACTATCATACATTT includes the following:
- a CDS encoding alpha/beta hydrolase family protein, which codes for MAKTTTTVFISDDIGSVSAEWLYAKDAVAQMVLGHGAGAGMYHPFMKLLAVKLQENGISTLRYQFPYMEAGKKMPDRPKKATKTIEQIIKAVHQDFPDTPLFAAGKSFGGRMTSQLLSEWQPDYIKGLVFYGFPLHAPGKPSIDRAEHLKAVEQPMLFLQGTRDKLATPELLDQVTSGLTLSTVKYFEGADHSFAYLKKSNVNVDESIEMLATATREWIDNILNGES
- a CDS encoding YtxH domain-containing protein gives rise to the protein MEKGKIILGVLLGASVGVVAGVLFAPRKGKDTLQLIEDSIDKKLDEFFNQSEKVKEKGKKKIKEMAD
- the yaaA gene encoding peroxide stress protein YaaA, with protein sequence MIAIVSPAKTLDFETPYSTKKTLPRFQKEALELIEVLKQKSEQDIEKLMSISEKLATLNVERYHNFTQKKDPKHAKPAMLAFQGDVYQGLEAESFSEKEVDFAQDHFRILSGLYGLLRPLDLIQPYRLEMGTSLKVGEAANLYEFWGDTISKTLNKDLKAQGDDVLINLASQEYFKSVNLKALKGKVIDVEFKDFKNDKYKIISFYAKKARGMMARYMIKNALTSVDELKGFDYDGYWYDEKDSTENMLAFKRK
- a CDS encoding NAD(P)/FAD-dependent oxidoreductase — encoded protein: MKIAVIGGGAAGFFAAISCKQHHPEADVTIYEKTTKVLSKVKISGGGRCNVTHACYNNAALSKYYPRGEKFLKKAFSQFAVEDTVNWYESQGVSLKTEADNRMFPDSDDSQTIVDCLLTEARKLGVKVNLKCGVNDIEQVNSIFQLQTEGAVYEVDKVIVTIGGTPKQTMLSWIEKLGHSIQPPVPSLFTFNMPNDPIRELMGLSVEHAAVKVQGSKLKSEGPLLITHWGMSGPAVLKLSAFGARILADLGYDFKIQVNWVNEAESILRTTIADFQQAHTKKKMLNGHPFEIPSRLWEFLINKIGLRNDILWGELGNKGINKLVNVLINDIYEVKGKTTFKEEFVTCGGVSLSEIDVKTMQSRVVEGMYFAGEVMDIDGVTGGFNFQAAWTTGYIAGKLG
- a CDS encoding GH3 family domain-containing protein produces the protein MAVLGNLIKTAIDLRDKFTNDYPDAEAQHQTLKKLLETAKDTAFGKHYNFEEVLTSDDIEKAYAERIPLHNYKKIHDEWWHKIQEGEENITWPGKPNYLALSSGTTGSHSKRIPVTDEMLESIRKAAIMQITSMAHFDMPAEFYEKEIMMLGSSTDLNINGEFAEGEISGISASNIPFWFKGYYKPGDQISKIEDWDERVQKIAENASNWDIGAISGIPSWIDLMLKKVIEYNHLDNIHEIWPNLAAYTSGGVAFEPYRKNFDQQMGKPMVYIDTYLASEGFIALQTRPQTDSMAMQLVTGNGIYFEFVPFKPQYLDENGEVKPDAPTVTLDDVEEETDYALVISTVAGTWRYLIGDTIKFTDKSRQEIVITGRTKHFLNVVGSQLSVDKMNAAISGIEEKYNMTIQEFTVAAVRENGDYIHKWYLGSDHNQSNETLAQSIDEELKSRNKNYGVARSKALTGVKVEVISPEIFHAWSEAKKKKGGQVKMPRVMKEDEFAEWESFVKEKQMSVSRV
- a CDS encoding toxin-antitoxin system YwqK family antitoxin; protein product: MNLRVIIVILFILGCSKDNSRNEKTAVLKNERYNGNSISYYSNGQIKSIEPYSDGMINGVVKMYDSLGNLRSEFQVSHNKRNGTYRGYYPDGSIYAEEQYVDDKLNSYGVEYYNDGKIHRKYLLYFDSLVYYKGYDTMGYVYDAFLPISVENIDKNKYEIELLHTELDSARIGVIIGHLDSRNHLTDTLQVFGSKDLKLELEQS